Proteins from one Diorhabda carinulata isolate Delta chromosome 10, icDioCari1.1, whole genome shotgun sequence genomic window:
- the LOC130898610 gene encoding protein dj-1beta-like isoform X1 — MSQSCNLFLEKVKQFSQCVMAPKALIFLASGAEEMEFVISADVLARGGVEVTITGVPECTLVKCSRGVRIQPDVCIADAAKRVPFDVIVLPGGLGGSKAMAQSKEVGELLKEQEASGRHIAAICAAPLALKAHGIARGKNLTSYPSVKNELLDGDHGYQYKEEKVVIDGTIITSRGPGTAFDFALAIVEKLQGKEKAQEVAKGMLLSC, encoded by the exons ATGTCACAATCTT gtaatttatttcttgaaaaagtcAAACAATTTTCTCAGTGCGTCATGGCTCCAAAAGCTCTAATTTTTTTGGCTTCTGGAGCTGAAGAGATGGAATTTGTAATATCTGCCGATGTGTTAGCGAGAGGAGGG gTAGAAGTTACAATAACAGGTGTCCCAGAATGTACTTTAGTTAAATGTAGTCGTGGTGTTCGTATTCAACCAGACGTTTGCATTGCCGATGCTGCAAAGAGAGTACCTTTCGACGTTATTGTTTTACCTGGTGGCTTAGGAGGTTCTAAAGCAATGGCTCAATCTAAGGAAGTAGGAGAATTGCTTAAAGAACAAGAAGCCAGTGGAAGACATATTGCAGCAATATGTGCAG cTCCATTGGCATTAAAAGCTCATGGAATCGCACGTGGcaaaaatttaacttcatatcCAAGTGTAAAAAATGAACTTTTGGATGGTGATCACGGATATCAAtacaaagaagaaaaagtagTTATTGATGGTACTATAATTACGAGCAGAGGACCAGGAACTGCTTTTGATTTTGCTTTAGCTATTGTTGAGAAATTGCAAGGAAAGGAAAAAGCTCAAGAAGTAGCTAAAGGAATGCTTTTGTCATGTTAA
- the LOC130898609 gene encoding probable ATP-dependent RNA helicase kurz isoform X2, which produces MSKKRYNWKARQVVDTIVDNSSAKKIKVDFGSEGKYDRSNELVLPSKKRKTKIRKDKTVPTRLLSKKQKKHLQKIVEKSNKKVNRIQLLNELQQAQASTEEISQLTSIATIQTKGLKRYFQEEIFPDKVKSKCKPETVNGCVTTNSISGAKRRKLLQNDEKKESNDPNVVGFESSSSEISDDESDEKTVDKGEVKTEPCLENDTPTIEIENTQEFKDVEKEEAPVKVDDNKNNQKEKLVDTKEKVPIPRKPAVYVDVIRNEDIQAARLKLPILAEEQQIMEIINEHPIIILAGETGSGKTTQVPQFLFEAGYALKKQIAITEPRRVAAISMSNRVAKEMNLSTKEVSYLIRFEGNVTDETKIKFMTDGVLLKEMQTDFLLTKYSVVILDEAHERSVYTDILVGLLSRIVPLRHKKGDPLKLIIMSATLRLEDFTKNQRLFKETPPVIKVEARQFPVTCHFNKRTHENYLKEAFNKAVKINTKLPEGGILIFVTGQQEVNSLVRKLRKAFPLRHKEKILEKNEKLKSSAGEDDLSDNEHIELGMKRALNKKKKIKIIPEINLDDYSIPGDNEIMSDEEFSDIEDDDDDDIDVTTITNAQPLWTIPLYSLLPSYKQQKVFDDPPPGCRLCVVSTNVAETSLTIPNIKYVIDTGKTKVKLYDKVTGVTSYVVTWTSKASSNQRAGRAGRLGPGHCYRLYSSAVFNDEFQDFSVPEIQQKPVDDLYLQMKCMNIDKVVNFPFPTAPDLLQLKTAEFRLETLGALKKGQVTPLGRAISKFPVLPRFGKMLALSHQQDLLPYTICMVAALSVQEVLLEVPIMQISPEERKEIRQKWAATRLKWAGQGNSLLLGDNMVLLRAVGAAEYANSEGKLEKFCTENGLRHKAIVEIRKLRIQLTNEIKKNVPDADVSVDPKLKPPTDLQAKLLRQILLAGLGDQVAKKVSIEEVKEGEDKSKFKYAYHANNMEEPVFLHQGSVLKKTLPEFVIYQEIYETNKMYMRGVTAIEPEWLATYVPSLCNLSEPLMNPEPRYNPATGKVHCTVNGSFGQQAWQLPNIEIIYPKSINCYKWFAKFLLEGKVFPKLEKYVKILLSQPNIMIKSWAKLQPRTETILKALLSKDCCTKNNLEEAWKENPQ; this is translated from the exons aatagtagaaaaatctaataaaaaagtaaat AGAATTCAATTGTTAAATGAACTTCAACAAGCCCAGGCGTCAACCGAAGAAATTTCTCAGTTAACATCCATAGCAACAATTCAAACAAAGGGTCTAAAACGATATTTTCAAGAGGAAATATTCCCAGATAAAGTTAAATCTAAATGTAAACCAGAAACAGTCAATGGTTGTGTTACAACAAATTCAATATCTGGTGCTAAAAGGAGGAAGTTGTTACAGAATGATGAAAAAAAGGAATCTAATGATCCAAATGTGGTGGGATTTGAAAGTAGCAGCTCAGAAATTAGTGATGATGAATCAGATGAAAAAACTGTTGATAAAGGAGAAGTAAAGACTGAACCTTGTTTAGAAAATGATACTCCAacaatagaaattgaaaatacacaAGAATTTAAAGATGTGGAGAAAGAAGAAGCACCTGTGAAAGTAGATGATAACAAGAATAATCAAAAAGAGAAATTGGTTGATACAAAGGAAAAAGTACCAATACCCAGGAAACCAGCAGTGTATGTTGATGTAATAAGAAATGAAGATATTCAAGCTGCAAGATTGAAATTGCCAATTTTAGCAGAAGAACAacaaattatggaaataattaATGAACATCCTATAATTATTTTAGCCGGAGAAACAGGAAGTGGTAAAACTACTCAG GttccacaatttttatttgaagctGGATATGCTTTGAAGAAGCAAATTGCAATTACTGAACCTAGAAGAGTGGCAGCTATTTCAATGTCTAACAGAGTGGCAAAAGAAATGAATCTAAGCACAAAAGAAGTTAGCTACCTTATAAGATTTGAAGGCAACGTTACTGATGAAACAAAGATCAAATTTATGACTGATGGTGTGTTACTAAAGGAGATGCAAACGGATTTTTTGCTCACAAAATATTCTGTAGTAATTCTTGATGAAGCTCATGAAAG gtCTGTATATACAGATATATTGGTTGGCCTTTTGTCGAGAATAGTTCCTTTAAGGCATAAAAAAGGGGATCCACTAAAACTAATAATCATGTCGGCCACATTGCGCTTGGAAGATTTTACTAAAAATCAACGACTGTTTAAAGAAACACCGCCAGTAATTAAAGTTGAAGCCCGACAGTTTCCGGTTACATGccattttaataaaagaacacATGAGAACTATTTGAAAGAAGCATTCAATAAAGCTGTTAAGATCAATACTAAATTACCCGAAGGAGGGATATTAATATTTGTGACAG gTCAGCAAGAAGTTAATTCTTTGGTGAGAAAGTTGAGGAAAGCTTTTCCATTGAGACATAAAGAGAAAATCCTTGAGAAAAATGAGAAGCTCAAAAGTTCAGCAGGCGAAGATGATCTAAGTGATAATGAACACATTGAATTAG GTATGAAAAGAGCtctaaataaaaagaaaaaaataaaaatcatcccAGAAATTAATTTAGACGATTATAGTATACCTGGAGATAACGAAATTATGTCTGATGAAGAATTTTCTGACATTGAAGATGACGACGATGATGATATTGATGTAACAACGATAACAAACGCTCAGCCTTTATGGACAATCCCTCTCTATTCGCTCCTTCCATCCTATAAACAACAAAAG GTTTTTGATGATCCTCCACCTGGATGTAGGCTCTGTGTCGTTAGTACAAATGTCGCAGAAACATCTCTAACTATTCCGAATATAAAATATGTGATAGATACGGGAAAAACAAAAGTCAAATTGTATGATAAAGTTACTGGCGTAACAAGTTATGTTGTTACTTGGACTAGCAAAGCATCTTCAAATCAAAGAGCTGGGAGAGCAGGAAGATTAGGCCCCGGACATTGTTACAg attGTATTCTAGTGCAGTTTTTAATGACGAATTTCAAGACTTTTCTGTACCCgaaattcaacaaaaaccaGTGGATGACTTGTATCTACAAATGAAATGTATGAACATAGACAAAGTAGTTAATTTTCCCTTTCCTACAGCTCCCGATTTATTGCAATTGAAAACAGCAGAATTTAGGTTAGAGACGTTAGGAGCTCTTAAAAAAGGACAAGTTACTCCTCTAGGTAGAGCCATTTCAAAATTTCCGGTATTGCCAAGGTTTGGAAAAATGTTGGCACTGAGCCACCAGCAAGATTTATTGCCTTACACCATATGTATGGTTGCAGCCCTTTCTGTACAGGAGGTATTATTAGAA GTACCAATCATGCAAATTAGCCCCGAGGAAAGGAAAGAAATTCGCCAGAAATGGGCTGCGACTCGTCTAAAATGGGCAGGACAAGGGAACTCTCTCCTTCTTGGTGATAACATGGTTTTGCTTCGAGCCGTAGGAGCTGCCGAATATGCTAACAGTGAaggaaaacttgaaaaattctGTACAGAAAATGGTTTGAGACACAAGGCGATAgtagaaattagaaaattacgAATTCAACTCAcgaatgaaattaaaaagaatgttCCAGATGCGGATGTGAGTGTTGACCCGAAATTGAAACCACCTACAGATTTGCAAGCTAAACTTTTAAG ACAAATTTTGCTCGCTGGTTTAGGAGATCAAGTTGCAAAAAAAGTCTCAATAGAAGAAGTGAAAGAAGGCGaagataaatcaaaatttaaatatgccTATCATGCTAATAATATGGAAGAACCGGTATTCTTGCATCAAGGATCCGTTCTAAAGAAAACTTTACCAGAATTCGttatttatcaagaaatatatgAAACCAATAAAATGTATATGAGAGGTGTAACAGCAATTGAACCAGAGTGGTTAGCCACTTACGTACCTAGTTTATGCAATTTATCTGAACCTTTAATGAATCCCGAACCAAGGTATAATCCGGCCACGG GTAAAGTACATTGTACTGTGAATGGTTCATTTGGACAACAAGCTTGGCAATTACctaatatagaaataatttatccCAAATCGATAAACTGTTACAAATGGTTTGCAAAATTTTTACTCGAAGGAAAAGTATTTCccaaattggaaaaatatgtgaaaattcttTTGAGCCAACcgaatataatgataaaaagttGGGCCAAATTGCAACCGAGGactgaaactattttaaaagCTCTATTATCTAAGGACTGttgtacaaaaaacaatttggaAGAAGCTTGGAAAGAAAATCCACAAT AA
- the LOC130898609 gene encoding probable ATP-dependent RNA helicase kurz isoform X1, with translation MSKKRYNWKARQVVDTIVDNSSAKKIKVDFGSEGKYDRSNELVLPSKKRKTKIRKDKTVPTRLLSKKQKKHLQKIVEKSNKKVNRIQLLNELQQAQASTEEISQLTSIATIQTKGLKRYFQEEIFPDKVKSKCKPETVNGCVTTNSISGAKRRKLLQNDEKKESNDPNVVGFESSSSEISDDESDEKTVDKGEVKTEPCLENDTPTIEIENTQEFKDVEKEEAPVKVDDNKNNQKEKLVDTKEKVPIPRKPAVYVDVIRNEDIQAARLKLPILAEEQQIMEIINEHPIIILAGETGSGKTTQVPQFLFEAGYALKKQIAITEPRRVAAISMSNRVAKEMNLSTKEVSYLIRFEGNVTDETKIKFMTDGVLLKEMQTDFLLTKYSVVILDEAHERSVYTDILVGLLSRIVPLRHKKGDPLKLIIMSATLRLEDFTKNQRLFKETPPVIKVEARQFPVTCHFNKRTHENYLKEAFNKAVKINTKLPEGGILIFVTGQQEVNSLVRKLRKAFPLRHKEKILEKNEKLKSSAGEDDLSDNEHIELGMKRALNKKKKIKIIPEINLDDYSIPGDNEIMSDEEFSDIEDDDDDDIDVTTITNAQPLWTIPLYSLLPSYKQQKVFDDPPPGCRLCVVSTNVAETSLTIPNIKYVIDTGKTKVKLYDKVTGVTSYVVTWTSKASSNQRAGRAGRLGPGHCYRLYSSAVFNDEFQDFSVPEIQQKPVDDLYLQMKCMNIDKVVNFPFPTAPDLLQLKTAEFRLETLGALKKGQVTPLGRAISKFPVLPRFGKMLALSHQQDLLPYTICMVAALSVQEVLLEVPIMQISPEERKEIRQKWAATRLKWAGQGNSLLLGDNMVLLRAVGAAEYANSEGKLEKFCTENGLRHKAIVEIRKLRIQLTNEIKKNVPDADVSVDPKLKPPTDLQAKLLRQILLAGLGDQVAKKVSIEEVKEGEDKSKFKYAYHANNMEEPVFLHQGSVLKKTLPEFVIYQEIYETNKMYMRGVTAIEPEWLATYVPSLCNLSEPLMNPEPRYNPATGKVHCTVNGSFGQQAWQLPNIEIIYPKSINCYKWFAKFLLEGKVFPKLEKYVKILLSQPNIMIKSWAKLQPRTETILKALLSKDCCTKNNLEEAWKENPQFLLSEYTKWLPESAHAEVGLFWPPLENKKSL, from the exons aatagtagaaaaatctaataaaaaagtaaat AGAATTCAATTGTTAAATGAACTTCAACAAGCCCAGGCGTCAACCGAAGAAATTTCTCAGTTAACATCCATAGCAACAATTCAAACAAAGGGTCTAAAACGATATTTTCAAGAGGAAATATTCCCAGATAAAGTTAAATCTAAATGTAAACCAGAAACAGTCAATGGTTGTGTTACAACAAATTCAATATCTGGTGCTAAAAGGAGGAAGTTGTTACAGAATGATGAAAAAAAGGAATCTAATGATCCAAATGTGGTGGGATTTGAAAGTAGCAGCTCAGAAATTAGTGATGATGAATCAGATGAAAAAACTGTTGATAAAGGAGAAGTAAAGACTGAACCTTGTTTAGAAAATGATACTCCAacaatagaaattgaaaatacacaAGAATTTAAAGATGTGGAGAAAGAAGAAGCACCTGTGAAAGTAGATGATAACAAGAATAATCAAAAAGAGAAATTGGTTGATACAAAGGAAAAAGTACCAATACCCAGGAAACCAGCAGTGTATGTTGATGTAATAAGAAATGAAGATATTCAAGCTGCAAGATTGAAATTGCCAATTTTAGCAGAAGAACAacaaattatggaaataattaATGAACATCCTATAATTATTTTAGCCGGAGAAACAGGAAGTGGTAAAACTACTCAG GttccacaatttttatttgaagctGGATATGCTTTGAAGAAGCAAATTGCAATTACTGAACCTAGAAGAGTGGCAGCTATTTCAATGTCTAACAGAGTGGCAAAAGAAATGAATCTAAGCACAAAAGAAGTTAGCTACCTTATAAGATTTGAAGGCAACGTTACTGATGAAACAAAGATCAAATTTATGACTGATGGTGTGTTACTAAAGGAGATGCAAACGGATTTTTTGCTCACAAAATATTCTGTAGTAATTCTTGATGAAGCTCATGAAAG gtCTGTATATACAGATATATTGGTTGGCCTTTTGTCGAGAATAGTTCCTTTAAGGCATAAAAAAGGGGATCCACTAAAACTAATAATCATGTCGGCCACATTGCGCTTGGAAGATTTTACTAAAAATCAACGACTGTTTAAAGAAACACCGCCAGTAATTAAAGTTGAAGCCCGACAGTTTCCGGTTACATGccattttaataaaagaacacATGAGAACTATTTGAAAGAAGCATTCAATAAAGCTGTTAAGATCAATACTAAATTACCCGAAGGAGGGATATTAATATTTGTGACAG gTCAGCAAGAAGTTAATTCTTTGGTGAGAAAGTTGAGGAAAGCTTTTCCATTGAGACATAAAGAGAAAATCCTTGAGAAAAATGAGAAGCTCAAAAGTTCAGCAGGCGAAGATGATCTAAGTGATAATGAACACATTGAATTAG GTATGAAAAGAGCtctaaataaaaagaaaaaaataaaaatcatcccAGAAATTAATTTAGACGATTATAGTATACCTGGAGATAACGAAATTATGTCTGATGAAGAATTTTCTGACATTGAAGATGACGACGATGATGATATTGATGTAACAACGATAACAAACGCTCAGCCTTTATGGACAATCCCTCTCTATTCGCTCCTTCCATCCTATAAACAACAAAAG GTTTTTGATGATCCTCCACCTGGATGTAGGCTCTGTGTCGTTAGTACAAATGTCGCAGAAACATCTCTAACTATTCCGAATATAAAATATGTGATAGATACGGGAAAAACAAAAGTCAAATTGTATGATAAAGTTACTGGCGTAACAAGTTATGTTGTTACTTGGACTAGCAAAGCATCTTCAAATCAAAGAGCTGGGAGAGCAGGAAGATTAGGCCCCGGACATTGTTACAg attGTATTCTAGTGCAGTTTTTAATGACGAATTTCAAGACTTTTCTGTACCCgaaattcaacaaaaaccaGTGGATGACTTGTATCTACAAATGAAATGTATGAACATAGACAAAGTAGTTAATTTTCCCTTTCCTACAGCTCCCGATTTATTGCAATTGAAAACAGCAGAATTTAGGTTAGAGACGTTAGGAGCTCTTAAAAAAGGACAAGTTACTCCTCTAGGTAGAGCCATTTCAAAATTTCCGGTATTGCCAAGGTTTGGAAAAATGTTGGCACTGAGCCACCAGCAAGATTTATTGCCTTACACCATATGTATGGTTGCAGCCCTTTCTGTACAGGAGGTATTATTAGAA GTACCAATCATGCAAATTAGCCCCGAGGAAAGGAAAGAAATTCGCCAGAAATGGGCTGCGACTCGTCTAAAATGGGCAGGACAAGGGAACTCTCTCCTTCTTGGTGATAACATGGTTTTGCTTCGAGCCGTAGGAGCTGCCGAATATGCTAACAGTGAaggaaaacttgaaaaattctGTACAGAAAATGGTTTGAGACACAAGGCGATAgtagaaattagaaaattacgAATTCAACTCAcgaatgaaattaaaaagaatgttCCAGATGCGGATGTGAGTGTTGACCCGAAATTGAAACCACCTACAGATTTGCAAGCTAAACTTTTAAG ACAAATTTTGCTCGCTGGTTTAGGAGATCAAGTTGCAAAAAAAGTCTCAATAGAAGAAGTGAAAGAAGGCGaagataaatcaaaatttaaatatgccTATCATGCTAATAATATGGAAGAACCGGTATTCTTGCATCAAGGATCCGTTCTAAAGAAAACTTTACCAGAATTCGttatttatcaagaaatatatgAAACCAATAAAATGTATATGAGAGGTGTAACAGCAATTGAACCAGAGTGGTTAGCCACTTACGTACCTAGTTTATGCAATTTATCTGAACCTTTAATGAATCCCGAACCAAGGTATAATCCGGCCACGG GTAAAGTACATTGTACTGTGAATGGTTCATTTGGACAACAAGCTTGGCAATTACctaatatagaaataatttatccCAAATCGATAAACTGTTACAAATGGTTTGCAAAATTTTTACTCGAAGGAAAAGTATTTCccaaattggaaaaatatgtgaaaattcttTTGAGCCAACcgaatataatgataaaaagttGGGCCAAATTGCAACCGAGGactgaaactattttaaaagCTCTATTATCTAAGGACTGttgtacaaaaaacaatttggaAGAAGCTTGGAAAGAAAATCCACAAT ttttgttatcTGAATACACAAAATGGTTGCCAGAGTCGGCGCACGCTGAAGTTGGATTATTTTGGCCACCGCTAGagaataaaaaatctttatga
- the LOC130898610 gene encoding protein dj-1beta-like isoform X2 encodes MAPKALIFLASGAEEMEFVISADVLARGGVEVTITGVPECTLVKCSRGVRIQPDVCIADAAKRVPFDVIVLPGGLGGSKAMAQSKEVGELLKEQEASGRHIAAICAAPLALKAHGIARGKNLTSYPSVKNELLDGDHGYQYKEEKVVIDGTIITSRGPGTAFDFALAIVEKLQGKEKAQEVAKGMLLSC; translated from the exons ATGGCTCCAAAAGCTCTAATTTTTTTGGCTTCTGGAGCTGAAGAGATGGAATTTGTAATATCTGCCGATGTGTTAGCGAGAGGAGGG gTAGAAGTTACAATAACAGGTGTCCCAGAATGTACTTTAGTTAAATGTAGTCGTGGTGTTCGTATTCAACCAGACGTTTGCATTGCCGATGCTGCAAAGAGAGTACCTTTCGACGTTATTGTTTTACCTGGTGGCTTAGGAGGTTCTAAAGCAATGGCTCAATCTAAGGAAGTAGGAGAATTGCTTAAAGAACAAGAAGCCAGTGGAAGACATATTGCAGCAATATGTGCAG cTCCATTGGCATTAAAAGCTCATGGAATCGCACGTGGcaaaaatttaacttcatatcCAAGTGTAAAAAATGAACTTTTGGATGGTGATCACGGATATCAAtacaaagaagaaaaagtagTTATTGATGGTACTATAATTACGAGCAGAGGACCAGGAACTGCTTTTGATTTTGCTTTAGCTATTGTTGAGAAATTGCAAGGAAAGGAAAAAGCTCAAGAAGTAGCTAAAGGAATGCTTTTGTCATGTTAA